One segment of Paenibacillus rhizovicinus DNA contains the following:
- a CDS encoding amidohydrolase, with protein sequence MNRIWIKEGTFVTMDDARPVLKGHMVIEGDTILYLDEALPDPAPEGAEIIDGHGLVFMPGLINTHGHAAMSLLRGYSDDEALQVWLEQKMWPMEGKYTDEDARWGTALAVSEMLRSGTTTFVDMYDRMHIVAEVVEQSGIRGLLTRGVIGLCPPDVQTAKLNEAKQFVQDWNGRANGRIRTMLSPHAPYTCPPDYIQRIVEAAHELNVPLHTHMSESAAEVQQNVNDYGCRPVEHLDKLGFFSRPALVAHAVHLTDDEIALLAGRGVSVSHNPASNLKLASGIARVPAMLEAGVTVSLGTDSAASNNNLDLFDEIRLAALIHKGVSGDPTAIPAWEALKLGTVYGARAIWQEERIGMLKEGMKADFIAIDAEQPHFYPRTEIVSHLVYSGSGRDVKHVWVDGVQVVKEGECVFLDDALIRAEAQRCFERLLSS encoded by the coding sequence ATGAATCGGATTTGGATTAAAGAGGGGACCTTCGTCACGATGGACGACGCCCGTCCCGTGCTCAAAGGACATATGGTTATCGAGGGAGATACCATTCTCTACTTGGACGAAGCACTGCCGGACCCGGCTCCGGAAGGCGCCGAAATCATTGACGGCCATGGGCTCGTATTCATGCCTGGACTGATCAATACGCACGGTCACGCTGCGATGTCGCTGCTGCGCGGCTATTCCGACGACGAAGCGCTGCAGGTATGGCTCGAGCAGAAAATGTGGCCGATGGAAGGGAAATATACCGACGAAGACGCGCGCTGGGGAACGGCGCTCGCGGTCAGCGAAATGCTTCGATCAGGCACGACGACGTTCGTCGACATGTATGATCGCATGCATATCGTAGCCGAAGTCGTGGAGCAGTCCGGCATTCGCGGCTTATTGACGCGCGGCGTAATCGGCCTGTGTCCGCCTGATGTGCAAACGGCCAAGCTGAACGAAGCAAAGCAATTCGTACAGGATTGGAACGGCCGCGCGAACGGTCGCATCCGGACCATGCTGTCCCCGCATGCCCCTTATACATGTCCGCCCGATTATATCCAGCGAATCGTCGAAGCGGCGCATGAACTGAACGTGCCGCTGCATACGCATATGTCGGAATCGGCGGCGGAAGTGCAGCAGAACGTCAACGATTACGGCTGCCGTCCCGTCGAGCATCTGGACAAGCTTGGCTTCTTCTCCCGTCCGGCGCTGGTCGCGCATGCCGTTCATCTGACGGATGACGAAATCGCGCTGCTTGCCGGGCGCGGCGTCAGCGTATCCCATAACCCGGCCAGCAACTTGAAACTGGCAAGCGGCATTGCGCGCGTGCCGGCGATGCTCGAAGCGGGCGTTACGGTCTCGCTCGGAACGGACAGCGCGGCGAGCAATAATAATTTGGACCTGTTCGATGAAATCCGCTTGGCGGCGCTTATCCATAAGGGCGTCTCCGGAGATCCGACGGCAATTCCGGCTTGGGAAGCGCTCAAGCTCGGTACGGTATACGGGGCTCGCGCGATCTGGCAGGAAGAGCGAATCGGCATGCTGAAGGAAGGCATGAAAGCCGACTTTATCGCCATTGACGCGGAACAGCCGCATTTCTATCCGCGAACGGAAATCGTGTCCCATCTCGTCTATTCCGGTTCCGGACGGGACGTGAAGCATGTGTGGGTCGATGGCGTTCAAGTCGTCAAAGAGGGCGAATGCGTATTCCTGGACGATGCATTGATTCGTGCGGAGGCGCAGCGCTGCTTTGAAAGGCTGCTGTCGAGCTAA
- a CDS encoding cell wall elongation regulator TseB-like domain-containing protein has translation MRAKQFKRSPFMTVGRSIFLGVIVIIVLLVSVNVYYRYVQSPVWTEQKTVEADAKQRSGLKKVTDSYAYTWDEPVWVVEGKDESDADTYVWLKKDSSITLHASDGLTKKAIEAQFLQEKPDADIAHTRIGIFGGEPVWEIFYSRNQAGKVYHFYDFYRFRDGSLIVMYKLPSQ, from the coding sequence ATGCGCGCCAAACAATTTAAACGGTCTCCGTTCATGACGGTTGGACGATCGATATTTCTTGGCGTAATCGTAATCATCGTGCTGCTGGTTTCGGTGAATGTCTACTACCGTTACGTGCAATCGCCTGTGTGGACGGAGCAGAAAACCGTCGAAGCGGATGCCAAACAGCGGAGCGGCCTGAAGAAAGTGACGGATTCCTATGCCTATACATGGGACGAGCCGGTTTGGGTCGTGGAAGGGAAAGACGAGAGCGACGCCGACACCTACGTTTGGCTGAAGAAGGATTCCTCCATTACGCTGCATGCAAGCGACGGCTTGACGAAGAAAGCGATTGAAGCACAGTTTCTGCAAGAGAAGCCGGATGCGGATATCGCTCATACCCGAATCGGCATTTTCGGCGGCGAGCCGGTATGGGAAATCTTCTATTCGCGCAATCAAGCGGGGAAAGTGTATCACTTCTACGATTTCTATCGTTTCCGCGACGGTTCGCTGATCGTGATGTATAAGCTGCCGTCCCAATGA